GCTGTAATTTTCACTGGTGGCACGGGTATCGCTGCAAGAGATACTACCTATGATGCCATAGAAAAGTTGTTAGAAAAGACTTTGCCTGGATTTGGTGAATTGTTTCGCTTTTTAAGTTATCAGGAAATTGGTTCCCGAGCGATCGCTTCTCGCGCTGTTGCTGGTGTTTATCAAAGTAAATTAATTTTTTCTCTTCCTGGTTCTAGCAATGCGGTGCAATTAGCGATGGAAAAACTAATTTTGCCAGAACTTTCCCATTTAGTTAGCTTGTTACGTCAATAGGAGCAAAAAATTTTTCTGAAACCTTCTTTCTGCGTTCTGCCTTGCCCGAAGGGCTATTAATTAGCGATCGCACTTTTGAGTAAATAAGTCATCATTTCTCCCTTACCTTTAATCTTAATCAATCCTCGTTTTTCCAATACAAATTTCTCTTTTAAACATTGATGAGAAGCTTCGCAAACTTGAATGCAGCCAGCTAAACCGTGTGATTCCATTCTACTAGCAGTATTGACAGTATCTCCCCATAGATCATAAGCAAATTTTTTTAATCCAATTACTCCTGCAACTACAGGGTCTGTGCTAATACCAATACGAATACAAAATGATAAGTTTCTTTCTTGATTAAACTTATTAATCGCCTTTTGCATATCTAACGCCATATAAGCAATCGCTTGTGCATGATCGCTGCGGGGAATTGGTAAACCAGCTACAGCCATGTAAGCATCGCCAATGGTCTTAATTTTTTCTATTTGGTGATGTTCGGCTAATTTGTCGAAGATAGTAAAAATTTCATTTAACAATTCCACTAATCTTTGGGGAGGTATATTACTAGAAAGTTCTGTAAAGCCTACAAGATCAGCAAATAAAACCGATACTTCATGAAAGCTATCAGCAATAGTTGTATGCTGATGTTTGAGCTTTTCTGCTATCATTTCTGGTAAAATATTTAGTAATAATCTTTCTGACTTTTCTTGAGCTAATTCTAATTCTTTACGAGTGTTATATTCATTTTTACGTAATTTTTCATATAAATAAACAGAAAAATTACAAATAATACAAGTCCAAAACAAATATATGCCTTGTTCTACATAATAAGTAAATGGATATTTTAAAGTAGAATTATAGAAAAAATATAAAACAAGATAGCATGTAATAGTCCCAATTTGAGAGATTAAATGTAAATGCCAGAGAACAGGAACCATTGTTGCCTGGGTGAGAAACATAAGAATCAAAATACCTATTCTTGGCTCCACAAAATTAAAAAACAAAGCTGTAGCAATTTGGGCAATGCAAGTTACAGACCAACAAAGAGTCAAAAAGATAATTTGAGGATAACGACGACCAAAATTATTTTGACAGAGAAACCAACAAGCTCCAATCATTAACTCGACAACCAGACCAATCTTAAAAGCAGATATTTTCCCTGCTGCTTGTACATTCACCCATAAAAAAAAGGCGATTACTGTTAGTCCAACAATTAACATAATCTGTGCTTGTAATCGTAGTCGGTCAAGCATCATTTTCTGTCTTTGTGTGGTGTAAGAGTCGAAAATACTAGCAGGATTTTGCCAGTGAGACATCACTTGTTTCAGGAATATATCAAGTTGCTCTTTATCTGTGTCTGTCGGTTTAATCATGCACGTTTTCAGTTATTTTTGTTAAGGGAATAAGTTTAGTAAGTAAATTTTTTTGGTAGTTGGTTTTGGTAGTTGCTGGAAACAAGCAACAAACAACAAATAACAAATGACTATTTGAGAGAACGCTAAAAATGGCTCGTACCCCCACATTAACTTTTGATCGTGGCACATTAATTTTGCATCCACCACCGCGTGGCAAAGCTTGGACAGATTACGCTGTATGGGATGATAGAGTTGAAAAGTTCCGCATTCCGGCGAGCAAATATCGTGCTTTGGTGGAAGCACTGCAAGCGGAAGATACCTATTTTGTTGATGAGGCGAAGGGTTTTACTTCTCTAGAATTGCTTTCTAGTTTGGAAATGGAACCTTACCCCCACCAGAGTGAGGCGTTAACGGCTTGGAAGTTGGCGGGAAGACAAGGTGTAGTGGTACTACCTACTGCCGCCGGAAAAACTTATTTGGCGCAGATGGCAATGGAAGCGACGCCGCGCAGTACGCTAATTGTTGTGCCGACGTTGGATTTAATGCATCAGTGGTATGCACATTTGGTATCAGCGTTTCCGGATGGGGAGGTGGGGTTACTGGGGGGTGGTTCGCGGGATAAAACAGCGATACTGGTTGCAACTTACGACAGTGCCGCGATTCATGCTGAAAGTTTGGGAAATCAGTACGGCTTGTTGATTTTTGATGAGTGTCATCATTTACCAACAGATTTTAATCGGGTAATTGCAGAGTATGCGATCGCACCCTATCGTTTAGGATTATCGGCGACACCCGAACGCAGCGATGGGAAACATACTGATTTGAATATATTGATTGGCCCAGAAGTATATCGCAAAAGGGCTGAAGATTTGGCAGGGAAGGCGTTAGCAGAACATGAAATTGTCCAAATTAAAGTCAAGCTATCCCAGCATGAACGGGAAAAATACAACGAGTTGATTCAAATCCGTAATGATTTCTTACAGCAAGCGAAAATTTCTTTGGGGAGTATCCAGGGTTGGCAAAAGTTTGTACAGATGAGTGCGCGATCGCAAGCCGGACGTAGAGCAATGTTAGCCCATCGCCAAGCCAAAGAAATTGCTGTTGGTACAGATGGAAAGTTAAGAATTTTAGCAAATTTATTAGCGAAGCATTACCCGGAGCGAGTTTTAATTTTTACTGCTGATAATGCTACGGTTTATCGGATTTCTCAAGAGTTTTTAATTCCAGCAATTACTCATCAAACCCCTGTGAAGGAACGCCATGAGGTTTTAACAAAGTTTCGGGAGGGGGAGTATAAGACTGTTGTTGCTTCCCATGTGTTGAATGAGGGGGTAGATGTGCCGGCGGCGAGTGTAGCGATTATTTTATCGGGTACGGGTTCGGCCAGAGAATATATTCAGAGATTGGGAAGGGTGTTAAGGAAGGGTAAGGATAATCATAAGCAGGCGATTTTATATGAGGTGGTGGCGCAAGATACGGCGGAAGAGGGAACTTCGGCGAGGAGAAGAGGGGTGAGAAATGTAGACGCGCAAGTGGCTTCCCGCAGGGTACCGCCACAACGCCAAGATCGCCAAGAGAAGGAGAACAGAAGAGGGAATTTACAGGTTGTTTATGGTACTGGTGAGGAAAAAAGTTATCGTGCTGCTGAGCAGTTAGAGATTAAGTATACAGTTGAGAATAAGAAGTCGAAAAAAGAAGATGATTTGGAGTAGGTATTCGTTTGAGTTGAAAGCAGTGTATTTTATAAAGAATTGGTATTGATGTATTTTGCCTCTACGCTCAAGAATGAAGAAACGAATCGTAAAGAACACAAAGAGCGCAAAGGTAAGAAACTCTAAAGGGTTTTTGCTTTATCCCGTGAATAATTGAAAAATTGGGATGCTCACTATTAAACCACCTGAAACAGAAAACCTAAACTTGCCCAGTTATTTACATCCAATACATAGGAGTCAGTAGGTATAGTATTAGGATCGGCTGTTGTGGTACTAGCATTGTGTAAGTCTTGCAGAAGGGCATGGGCAACTTCTAGAGGGTTTAATATTGGGAGAATACGTTGTTGATCGGCCCGTGGGTGTTTGGCAGCTGCCAAGGCGTTGAGGGTTTGGGTAAATGGAGCTGTGCTAAAAATTAATTGGGTTTCACTAATGGCAGGTGGTCCTTGGATTACCCACTCAAAACCAGATGTGGTTTGTGGTATTGTCAGGGTTTCGCCGGGAGTAATGGTAATATCACTCAGCTGTGGTTCTGGGGACTCATCGGTTTGTGTGACTTTTTGCCAGGGGTAAAGAGCGATCGCATTCTTAGCGCTATTTAGTCCCAAAAGTATAGAGTAGATTGGGCTGTTGCCCATGTTTTGCACGCGATACTGTACCCGACTCCCAATAGATATAGTCGGGGTGTGTCCTGGTTCAGGATTAGCTAATTTCTTGTTAGTAGTTTCTGGTTGATCAGTTCGTAGTGTTTCGCGGTGCATGACTGCACGAGGTGCAATTCCACTAATTATTTCTAGAGTTGCTTTCACCTTCAATCGGGAAGAACCTTCGTTATCTGTGAGTCGCCACAATTTTGCTGACAGAAGGGTTTGTAGTTTGGGACTTAACCTCTGTACTGCGACTTTGACTGCTTCTCCTGCTTCGCCAAAGGTATTGGGAACTCTCTCGCTGCTAGAAGAAAATAAGCCATAGCGACTGGGAGAGACTATTAATGAGGTGGAAGCAATTAAGTCTTTGTTTTTGGTGTCTGGACGTTTACCAAATACATAGTCGGCTGGTTGTTCTCCTGCAACTACACTTGTCACATGATCGACTGTAGCAAAGGCGCTGGTAGCATCTACCCGTTCAATTCTTTCTAGTTCTCCATCTAAAGCAACTATTAAGTTGATGTTTCGGGGTAAGACTCGCACTGCTTCTTGAACAAGTTGCCCGACTTGGGGAGATGTTTTATCCTCAGTAGAGGAAATCTGCGTTTTTGCTGTCAAGCCACTACGCGATCGCACGATTAATTCTGTAGTTACACCTGTTTGACTCACCAGATGCAACCGAGAATTCACACCGTAGTGTTCCAGTACATGGGGTGGAATTCCTGCTAACCATACTTGTACTGTTTTGCCATCTTCTTCGGTTGCTGTTATTACTCCCTCTGCACCAGGATTATTTAGGAAAAAGTTCTCGTTGAGTTGGACTCGCTGCTGATTTTTTTTACCGATCAACAAGCCTGGTTGCTGTCTACTACCTAACTGCTGCATTGCACTCTCTACCCGGGAGCTAAACACGGGAATTGTGATTGTTGGTGTTGTTTCCCAGAGATATTGTGTCAAGGTGTAGGTAAATAATCCGGCACTAAAACCAGAATATTGGATTTCCCGTGCTAGTTGGTTGGGAGCGGAGGTTGCAGACAGTATGACTCCTGGCTGTTCTGTAGAGGCTTTTTGTTGGAGTTGTTTTTGAAAATCGAGTTCTGCATCTACTAAAATCGCTTCTTGTGGCGTTTGGCGGGCGCGAACTCGCAAAGGCGCTGTCAAAATGCTAGTAGGTGCATAGTAACTGGTGTCTAATACTGCTGTAACTCGATCTGTAGGAAGCGATCGCAACATCAACAGTAGGGTTTCTTCTAATAAATAGTTGACAATTTTTGGAACTTGTGATTTTGCTTCAATTCCATCTACGGGAACAAGAGCATTTTGTATCGCTTCTGGTGTGTTCCCCAAGCGGACACGACTACCATAGCCGCTAAAGTGGAATACAACTAGATCACCGGGTTTTGCTTGTCTAATCAAATGCTCTAAAAAAGCAGCTTCAATAAATTCTCTACTGGCTTGTTCATCAGTCAGAGACAAAATATCTGACGCTTGGAAACCACAACGATGGATTAAAACCTCTTTTTGCAGTTCCACATCTACCAGACAACCATTCAGTGCTGGACTTTCAGAATATTGGTTGATACCTACCAATAACGCCAGTTTACGCGGACTGGGTTGCGCTAATGCCTGCTGATAACGAGTTCCAAATTGGAACCACTCAGCTTCTGCGACACCCAACGCCGCGAGTATGGAGCCAAACCGTTGCAAAAACGTCCGCCGCTTCATAATTGCTATCAGCCCTTAGTCCACCAGCTTATTAAGCTTATCGGGCAGAGGGCTGTAGTGTAAAGTTTTGGAGCAGTTATCAGTTATCAGTTATCAATGAAAACTGTTCACTGTTAAACACTCACTTTCATCGCCCGTGCTAGTTCTGCTGCTACCTCTGGGCGGGAAAATTCTGGTGGAGGTAACTCGCCTCGACGCAGCATTTCCCGTACTTTTGTACCCGATAGGTGAACGCGTTCCTCTGGTTTGCTGGGACTGGTTTTAGTCGTCGCCATCTGCTTAGTACGGGTGCAGTAGAAGGCGTGTTCAAACATCATTGGCGTGATGCCAATTTCCTCTGGTGTAAACTCATCAAATATGTATTGGGCGTCATAGGTTCCGTAGTAATCACCAACGCCTGCATGATCCCGCCCAACGATAAAGTGAGTACAGCCATAATTTTTGCGGATTAAGGCATGGAAAATCGCTTCACGAGGCCCAGCGTAACGCATTGCCGAAGGATTGATTGCTAGAATTACCCGATCTTGGGGATAGTAGTTTTCTAGCAAAATTTCATAGCAACGCATCCGCACATCGGCAGGGATATCATCATCTTTTGTTGCCCCTACCAAGGGATGCAAAAATAGACCATCTACGGTTTCTAGCGCACACTTTTGGATATATTCATGGGCGCGGTGGATGGGATTACGAGTTTGGAAACCAACAACGGTTTTCCAGCCTTTTTGCTTAAATAATTGCCGGGACTCGGCAGGATCGATTTGGTAGGTGGGGAAGTAGGGATGGGGATCGCGTTCTAATAACCAAATATCACCTGCAAGGTTCACAGGCCCTTGATTGTAGACTACTTGTACACCGGGATGTTTTTCATCATCGGTGCGGTAGACATTGATTGCTTCTCGCTTTTTGTCATAGCGATATTTTTGGCTGAGTTCCAAAACCCCGATGAATCTGCCTTCAGGGTTATCCAGACGCACCAAACCGCCTTCGGTAAGGGAAGCCGCAACTTCTTCGCTGACTGAAAGTGTAATGGGAATTGACCACACAGTACCGTTCGCCAAGCGCATTTCGGCGACAACGCGATCATAGTCTTGCTGGTTCATAAAACCAGTTAGAGGACTAAAACCACCGATCGCAATCATTTCTAGATCAGAAACTGCTCTTTGATCGAGTTGCACGCGCGGCAGAAACTCAGCCTTAGAAATAAATACTTCTTTTTGTTCTGGTGTAGCAATGCGATTAACCAACTGCCCACCATGAGCAGGAATGCCTTCTGGATAGTAACTCAACTTCGCCCCTTGTTTGCCTAAATACACTTTTTTTAAGCTATGTTAATAATTTACCAAACTGCAAGTATGTATAAAACAAAGTTTATAAGAGTAGTCGAAAGTAAAAATAAAGATTTCATCAAGCCCGTGGAATTACGTAAATTATCTTATGTTTCAAACTTGAAGATCACGGGCAACTGCCCACAATGAGGGGATGAAAAGTCTAACGTAAACGCGCTCATAGGCTTCCGTAAGGTATACCGATACCCACCGATGGATTATGAGTTTGCTGTTAAGTTGGTCGCTAATGTTGATCGCTATTTTCAAGACAGCTAATCACGGGGAATTTCCACAACCAAGTATAAAATTTCTTACCCCATCTGCCCTCTGCCTTCTGAATCTATAATAAAAGCACGGCTGCTTGCCGTGCCATGATGGGAAAAAGCACATCACCTGAATCAATATAAGTAACTTACCTGGTTCATAAAACCAGCCATCAGGTTGATTTCTGTATGTACACTCTGAAACTTATCTGCTAATTCTTCAAAGGTAATCTCCTCGTTACCTTGACTACCAACCAAAACTACCTCGTCACCCCATTTTACTTCTTTTGGTAGATCAGTAACATCTACTGTTGTAATATTTAGCGAAACTCTTCCCACGACTGGACAACGCTGACCCTGTATTAAGACAATACCTTTATTAAATAGCGATCGCGGATAACCTTCACCAAAACCCACAGGTAAAGATGCAATTAAACTATCGCGTTGGGTAGTATATAAACTGCCATAACCAATAGTTCTGCCTGCTGGTATTTTCCTTACCTGCGCTACCCTGGTTTTGACTGACATAACAGGTTTTAGTTCTAAAGGATTTTCAAAGTCCCGTGAAGTGCGTACCCCATAACAGGCAGCGCCAACCCTTACCAAGCTATTACATTTAGGAGTCAAGCGCACTGTTGCAGCACTATTGTGAGTATGACTTAATACATTATCGGGCAAGTAATCATGAAGAGCAGTACGAACATGATAAAAATCTTCCATCTGCTTTTGTGTAAACGCCAGAACTTTACCATCAGCACTGGCGAAGTGAGTCATAATGCCAACAATAGATAAACCCGGCAATGTACAAACTTTCTTTAATTCTTCAATCTGAGATGAAAAGAAACCACTTCTACCCATCCCCGTATCAATATTGATATGCACAGGAATTTTTTTGTTGTGCTTCACCCCTGCATCAGATAAATACTCTGCTGCTTCTATTGTTCCCACCTGTTCTTCAATATTCAGGCGGCGTATCGACTCTTCTAATTCCTCTGGTAGCGCCATGCGTAAACGCAGGAGTTTGACATCCAAACCCAAATCACGGATAGTTGTTGCCTCCGGATTTGTGCAAATACCAATGTAATCTGTTCCTGCCACAACTGCCGTTGTTGCTAACTGCCTCAAACCATGTCCGTAGGCATTTGCCTTCATCACTACGCACAACTTTGCAGGTGCAACAAAATCTCGGATGTAGCGAATATTATCTTTAAAGTTTCTGGCGGAAACTGTGACTTCAATATGATGCTGATTCATTGGGGTTGTATGTTTAACTTCCTCAAAGGTTGACTGCTAGGAAGTTAGTAGTTAGTAGTTAGTGGTTAGTAGTTGTTTGTTAACCACTAACTACTAACCATTAGCTACTAACAGCCACCACGAAAAATACGTTTATATATGCCAACCTAGCGAGTCGCGTCAATTATTATCGA
Above is a genomic segment from Fischerella sp. JS2 containing:
- a CDS encoding MogA/MoaB family molybdenum cofactor biosynthesis protein, with amino-acid sequence MTNIPHSDSQMLTVTCAVVTVSDTRSQSTDKSGQLIQQLLRDVNHIVGVYTIVKDEPTQIQEQLELLGKNSNLDAVIFTGGTGIAARDTTYDAIEKLLEKTLPGFGELFRFLSYQEIGSRAIASRAVAGVYQSKLIFSLPGSSNAVQLAMEKLILPELSHLVSLLRQ
- a CDS encoding adenylate/guanylate cyclase domain-containing protein, which translates into the protein MIKPTDTDKEQLDIFLKQVMSHWQNPASIFDSYTTQRQKMMLDRLRLQAQIMLIVGLTVIAFFLWVNVQAAGKISAFKIGLVVELMIGACWFLCQNNFGRRYPQIIFLTLCWSVTCIAQIATALFFNFVEPRIGILILMFLTQATMVPVLWHLHLISQIGTITCYLVLYFFYNSTLKYPFTYYVEQGIYLFWTCIICNFSVYLYEKLRKNEYNTRKELELAQEKSERLLLNILPEMIAEKLKHQHTTIADSFHEVSVLFADLVGFTELSSNIPPQRLVELLNEIFTIFDKLAEHHQIEKIKTIGDAYMAVAGLPIPRSDHAQAIAYMALDMQKAINKFNQERNLSFCIRIGISTDPVVAGVIGLKKFAYDLWGDTVNTASRMESHGLAGCIQVCEASHQCLKEKFVLEKRGLIKIKGKGEMMTYLLKSAIAN
- a CDS encoding DEAD/DEAH box helicase; translated protein: MARTPTLTFDRGTLILHPPPRGKAWTDYAVWDDRVEKFRIPASKYRALVEALQAEDTYFVDEAKGFTSLELLSSLEMEPYPHQSEALTAWKLAGRQGVVVLPTAAGKTYLAQMAMEATPRSTLIVVPTLDLMHQWYAHLVSAFPDGEVGLLGGGSRDKTAILVATYDSAAIHAESLGNQYGLLIFDECHHLPTDFNRVIAEYAIAPYRLGLSATPERSDGKHTDLNILIGPEVYRKRAEDLAGKALAEHEIVQIKVKLSQHEREKYNELIQIRNDFLQQAKISLGSIQGWQKFVQMSARSQAGRRAMLAHRQAKEIAVGTDGKLRILANLLAKHYPERVLIFTADNATVYRISQEFLIPAITHQTPVKERHEVLTKFREGEYKTVVASHVLNEGVDVPAASVAIILSGTGSAREYIQRLGRVLRKGKDNHKQAILYEVVAQDTAEEGTSARRRGVRNVDAQVASRRVPPQRQDRQEKENRRGNLQVVYGTGEEKSYRAAEQLEIKYTVENKKSKKEDDLE
- a CDS encoding caspase family protein — its product is MKRRTFLQRFGSILAALGVAEAEWFQFGTRYQQALAQPSPRKLALLVGINQYSESPALNGCLVDVELQKEVLIHRCGFQASDILSLTDEQASREFIEAAFLEHLIRQAKPGDLVVFHFSGYGSRVRLGNTPEAIQNALVPVDGIEAKSQVPKIVNYLLEETLLLMLRSLPTDRVTAVLDTSYYAPTSILTAPLRVRARQTPQEAILVDAELDFQKQLQQKASTEQPGVILSATSAPNQLAREIQYSGFSAGLFTYTLTQYLWETTPTITIPVFSSRVESAMQQLGSRQQPGLLIGKKNQQRVQLNENFFLNNPGAEGVITATEEDGKTVQVWLAGIPPHVLEHYGVNSRLHLVSQTGVTTELIVRSRSGLTAKTQISSTEDKTSPQVGQLVQEAVRVLPRNINLIVALDGELERIERVDATSAFATVDHVTSVVAGEQPADYVFGKRPDTKNKDLIASTSLIVSPSRYGLFSSSSERVPNTFGEAGEAVKVAVQRLSPKLQTLLSAKLWRLTDNEGSSRLKVKATLEIISGIAPRAVMHRETLRTDQPETTNKKLANPEPGHTPTISIGSRVQYRVQNMGNSPIYSILLGLNSAKNAIALYPWQKVTQTDESPEPQLSDITITPGETLTIPQTTSGFEWVIQGPPAISETQLIFSTAPFTQTLNALAAAKHPRADQQRILPILNPLEVAHALLQDLHNASTTTADPNTIPTDSYVLDVNNWASLGFLFQVV
- the sat gene encoding sulfate adenylyltransferase; the protein is MSYYPEGIPAHGGQLVNRIATPEQKEVFISKAEFLPRVQLDQRAVSDLEMIAIGGFSPLTGFMNQQDYDRVVAEMRLANGTVWSIPITLSVSEEVAASLTEGGLVRLDNPEGRFIGVLELSQKYRYDKKREAINVYRTDDEKHPGVQVVYNQGPVNLAGDIWLLERDPHPYFPTYQIDPAESRQLFKQKGWKTVVGFQTRNPIHRAHEYIQKCALETVDGLFLHPLVGATKDDDIPADVRMRCYEILLENYYPQDRVILAINPSAMRYAGPREAIFHALIRKNYGCTHFIVGRDHAGVGDYYGTYDAQYIFDEFTPEEIGITPMMFEHAFYCTRTKQMATTKTSPSKPEERVHLSGTKVREMLRRGELPPPEFSRPEVAAELARAMKVSV
- the alr gene encoding alanine racemase; the encoded protein is MNQHHIEVTVSARNFKDNIRYIRDFVAPAKLCVVMKANAYGHGLRQLATTAVVAGTDYIGICTNPEATTIRDLGLDVKLLRLRMALPEELEESIRRLNIEEQVGTIEAAEYLSDAGVKHNKKIPVHINIDTGMGRSGFFSSQIEELKKVCTLPGLSIVGIMTHFASADGKVLAFTQKQMEDFYHVRTALHDYLPDNVLSHTHNSAATVRLTPKCNSLVRVGAACYGVRTSRDFENPLELKPVMSVKTRVAQVRKIPAGRTIGYGSLYTTQRDSLIASLPVGFGEGYPRSLFNKGIVLIQGQRCPVVGRVSLNITTVDVTDLPKEVKWGDEVVLVGSQGNEEITFEELADKFQSVHTEINLMAGFMNQVSYLY